From the Hevea brasiliensis isolate MT/VB/25A 57/8 chromosome 15, ASM3005281v1, whole genome shotgun sequence genome, one window contains:
- the LOC110654862 gene encoding annexin D5, translated as MSTLRIPSAPTSPRDDATQLHSAFKGIGCDAAVIVNILAHRAASQRDDIQQEFETLYSYDLKKELSSELHGNLKKALLLWMQTPMERDITTLKQALTGHIPHPELKIATEIICSRTSSQIRQIKQAYTSTYDTYLEIDVEAHASGNHKQLMLAYLSTTRYEGPEIDRVLVENDAKAMHKSGEKKFGMDERVLIQIFSERSKAHLVALDSAYHKMYGRELRKAIKREASGHFKHALLTILQCAHNPAKYFATVLRKAMKGLGTKDTTLIRVVVTRAEVDMQQIKEEYQKLYKKPLIDAVRLETLGHYRTFLLSLLGSN; from the exons ATGTCAACTTTAAGGATACCTTCAGCACCAACTTCTCCCCGTGATGACGCCACTCAACTACACAGTGCTTTCaaag GAATAGGATGTGACGCTGCAGTAATTGTCAATATTCTTGCACATAGGGCTGCATCTCAACGAGATGACATTCAACAAGAATTcgaaaccttgtactcatatgaCCTTAAGAAAGAGTTGTCTTCAGAGCTTCATGGCAATCTCAAG AAAGCATTGTTGCTCTGGATGCAAACTCCAATGGAAAGAGATATTACCACCCTTAAGCAGGCCCTAACGGGACATATTCCTCATCCTGAGCTTAAAATTGCCACTGAAATAATATGTTCTCGCACTTCTTCCCAGATTCGACAAATTAAACAGGCTTATACTTCTACTTATGATACTTATCTTGAGATCGATGTTGAAGCTCATGCATCTGGAAATCATAAACAG TTGATGCTGGCATATTTAAGTACAACAAGGTATGAAGGCCCCGAAATTGACAGAGTGCTGGTAGAGAATGATGCTAAAGCAATGCATAAATCTGGGGAGAAGAAATTTGGAATGGATGAGAGGGTTTTGATTCAGATTTTCAGTGAAAGAAGCAAAGCACATTTGGTTGCTCTTGATTCTGCTTATCATAAAATGTATGGAAGAGAACTCAGAAAG GCGATAAAAAGGGAAGCATCAGGGCATTTCAAGCATGCCTTGTTAACAATTTTGCAATGTGCTCATAATCCTGCCAAATACTTTGCTACG GTTTTGCGCAAGGCGATGAAGGGTTTGGGAACGAAAGACACTACGCTAATCAGGGTAGTTGTTACAAGGGCTGAGGTTGATATGCAGCAAATAAAGGAAGAGTACCAGAAGCTGTATAAGAAGCCATTAATTGATGCTGTTCGTTTGGAGACATTAGGCCATTATAGGACCTTTCTTCTTTCACTCTTAGGCTCTAATTGA